One genomic window of Thioclava sp. GXIMD4216 includes the following:
- a CDS encoding invasion associated locus B family protein — translation MMNSVLRTTVAVAMTCAAMSLPALAQETTNRVAAETDWSVFVENSPKECWGVSAPKTTVNTKDGKPVQVRRGDILLFVTFRPGKQPEVSFMGGYPFAGGSTVDMTVGSNTFKLFTDGEGAWAGSPDEDKKIIAALKAGADVKLTAHSARGTQTQDTFSLMGFTAAMGEAESRCK, via the coding sequence ATGATGAATTCCGTTCTGCGCACCACTGTTGCCGTGGCGATGACCTGTGCGGCCATGAGCCTGCCTGCATTGGCGCAGGAAACCACCAACCGTGTCGCTGCTGAAACCGACTGGAGCGTCTTTGTTGAAAACAGCCCGAAAGAATGCTGGGGCGTTTCGGCACCGAAGACGACCGTGAACACCAAAGACGGCAAGCCGGTTCAGGTGCGCCGTGGTGATATCCTGCTCTTCGTCACCTTCCGCCCGGGCAAACAGCCCGAAGTGTCTTTCATGGGCGGCTATCCCTTCGCAGGTGGCTCGACCGTGGATATGACCGTGGGGAGCAACACATTCAAGCTGTTCACCGATGGCGAGGGCGCATGGGCCGGTTCTCCTGACGAGGACAAGAAGATCATCGCAGCGCTGAAAGCCGGTGCCGATGTCAAGCTGACCGCCCATTCCGCGCGCGGCACGCAAACGCAGGACACCTTCTCGCTCATGGGCTTCACCGCCGCAATGGGCGAGGCGGAAAGCCGCTGCAAATAA
- a CDS encoding acyl-CoA synthetase, with amino-acid sequence MRHFKTLEDRQTVEAEMSWPDRPKAPTIHRFLSQTAQAHPQRPAISFQLFSAPKAPAETLDWAALLAAVTRLANALHARGIGQEDRVAYVLPNCNEAVISFLAGTVAATIFPINPLLDAEHIAALLRETRTRVVITLRAFPQTDIAQKMAQALADAPEVTDIIEIDLARYLRGVKRLAVPFLRPKTARLENRRYHDFHSLCASQPADRLVFDDPPEDRIAAIFHTGGTTGAPKIAQHRVSGMIYNGWLGGHLLFTEEDVLLCPLPMFHVFAAYPVLMSAIASGAHVIYPTPAGYRGAGVFDNFWKLIERWKVTFLITVPTACSALMQRKVDADISSLRIAISGSAPMPRELYHRFTAATGVEIAEGYGLTEATCLVAVNPPDGVKKIGSIGIAMPYTQVSIRRQEYGDEIACAVDEIGEICVRNPGVAQDACPNGEARHTEDGFLRTGDLGRIDADGYLWITGRAKDLIIRGGHNIDPAVIEEPLARHPAIANAGAIGQPDAFAGELPCVYVELCQGHQVSEAELMAYLREHVHERAAIPKHIEILPELPKTAVGKIFKPELRRRAIQRVLSDVLAEAGLAAHVAEVRQDRRRGLVAHIRTAPECDHAQLRHRLEEFALPYELEGAGVTADPR; translated from the coding sequence ATGAGACATTTTAAGACCCTAGAGGATCGCCAGACCGTCGAGGCCGAGATGTCCTGGCCCGACCGTCCCAAAGCGCCCACGATCCACCGCTTCCTTTCGCAAACGGCGCAGGCGCATCCGCAGCGTCCGGCGATTTCCTTCCAGCTGTTCTCGGCCCCCAAAGCCCCTGCCGAAACTCTGGACTGGGCCGCGCTTCTGGCGGCGGTGACCCGGCTGGCCAATGCGCTTCATGCGCGCGGGATCGGGCAGGAGGACCGCGTGGCCTATGTGCTGCCAAATTGCAATGAAGCCGTGATCAGCTTTCTGGCAGGTACGGTGGCAGCGACGATCTTTCCGATCAACCCGCTGCTGGATGCCGAACATATCGCGGCGCTCCTGCGCGAGACCCGAACCCGTGTGGTGATCACCCTGCGCGCCTTTCCCCAGACCGATATCGCCCAGAAGATGGCGCAGGCCCTGGCTGATGCGCCCGAGGTCACCGATATCATCGAGATCGATCTGGCGCGCTATCTGCGCGGGGTCAAACGGCTGGCCGTGCCTTTCCTGCGGCCCAAAACGGCGCGGCTTGAAAACCGCCGCTATCACGATTTCCATAGCCTCTGCGCAAGCCAGCCTGCGGACCGTCTGGTCTTTGATGATCCGCCCGAAGATCGTATCGCGGCGATTTTCCATACCGGTGGCACCACGGGCGCACCCAAGATTGCCCAGCATCGGGTCTCGGGGATGATCTATAATGGCTGGTTGGGCGGGCATCTTCTGTTCACCGAAGAGGATGTGCTGCTGTGTCCGTTGCCGATGTTCCATGTTTTTGCGGCCTATCCGGTGCTGATGTCGGCCATCGCCAGCGGCGCGCATGTCATCTACCCCACGCCCGCGGGCTATCGCGGGGCAGGGGTGTTCGACAATTTCTGGAAGCTGATCGAACGCTGGAAGGTGACCTTCCTGATCACCGTGCCCACGGCCTGTTCGGCGCTGATGCAGCGCAAGGTCGATGCCGATATCTCGTCCTTGCGGATCGCGATCTCGGGCTCGGCGCCGATGCCGCGCGAGCTCTATCACCGCTTCACCGCCGCCACGGGGGTCGAGATCGCCGAAGGCTACGGGTTGACCGAGGCCACCTGTCTGGTGGCCGTGAACCCGCCCGACGGGGTCAAGAAGATCGGCTCTATCGGTATTGCGATGCCCTATACACAGGTCAGTATCCGGCGTCAGGAATACGGGGACGAAATCGCCTGTGCCGTGGACGAGATCGGCGAGATCTGTGTGCGCAATCCCGGGGTGGCACAGGATGCCTGCCCCAATGGCGAGGCCCGCCATACCGAAGACGGCTTCCTGCGCACCGGTGATCTGGGGCGTATCGATGCCGATGGCTATCTCTGGATCACGGGGCGGGCAAAGGATCTGATCATTCGCGGCGGGCATAATATCGACCCTGCGGTGATCGAAGAGCCGCTGGCCCGCCACCCCGCGATTGCCAATGCCGGTGCCATCGGCCAGCCGGATGCCTTTGCGGGCGAATTGCCCTGTGTCTATGTCGAACTCTGTCAGGGCCATCAGGTCAGCGAGGCCGAGCTGATGGCCTATCTGCGCGAGCATGTCCATGAACGCGCCGCCATTCCCAAACATATCGAAATCCTGCCGGAACTGCCGAAGACGGCGGTGGGCAAGATCTTCAAGCCCGAACTTCGGCGTCGGGCGATCCAGCGCGTGCTTTCGGATGTTCTGGCCGAAGCCGGACTGGCAGCGCATGTCGCGGAGGTGCGTCAGGACCGCAGGCGCGGGCTTGTGGCGCATATCCGGACCGCCCCCGAATGTGATCACGCGCAGCTGCGCCACAGGCTGGAGGAATTTGCCCTGCCTTACGAGCTGGAGGGCGCGGGCGTTACAGCAGATCCCAGATAA
- a CDS encoding TSUP family transporter, which yields MFEVSFDLAMLLLGAAFLAGFVDAIAGGGGLITVPILIMAGASPLQALSTNKVQGVFGAATAALSYAGSGHVNLRTQWKAALLSGCAGLLGAVLVSKIPTDGLRYALPVILIAIAAFFAFRPGLGDEDRAQRMPPATFTAFIVPLIGFYDGLIGPGTGSFFMIGFVMLAGYGVLKATAHTKLLNFASNTGGLIGFAAMGAPWWIMGLSMGVAQIFGARLGSHMAMKNGARLIRPLLVATSSLLALKLIWDLL from the coding sequence GTGTTTGAAGTCTCGTTCGATCTGGCCATGCTGCTTTTGGGAGCCGCTTTTCTGGCGGGGTTTGTGGATGCCATTGCCGGAGGGGGCGGGCTGATCACCGTGCCGATCCTGATCATGGCAGGGGCCTCGCCGCTACAGGCGCTGTCCACCAATAAGGTGCAGGGCGTCTTCGGAGCCGCCACCGCAGCTTTATCCTATGCCGGATCGGGGCATGTGAACCTGCGGACACAATGGAAGGCGGCGCTTTTGTCGGGCTGTGCGGGTCTGCTGGGCGCAGTCCTTGTGTCGAAGATCCCGACCGACGGGCTGCGTTATGCGCTGCCGGTGATCCTGATCGCGATTGCCGCCTTTTTCGCCTTCCGTCCGGGTCTGGGGGACGAGGACCGCGCCCAGCGTATGCCCCCCGCCACCTTCACCGCCTTCATCGTGCCCCTGATCGGCTTTTACGATGGCCTGATCGGCCCCGGCACGGGGAGCTTTTTCATGATCGGCTTCGTGATGCTGGCGGGCTATGGCGTGCTGAAGGCCACCGCCCATACCAAGCTTCTGAATTTCGCCTCCAATACCGGCGGGCTGATCGGCTTTGCCGCGATGGGCGCCCCTTGGTGGATCATGGGGCTCTCGATGGGCGTGGCGCAGATTTTCGGGGCGCGGCTGGGCTCGCATATGGCCATGAAAAACGGGGCCCGACTGATCCGCCCGCTGCTGGTGGCCACCTCGAGCCTGCTGGCGCTGAAGCTTATCTGGGATCTGCTGTAA
- a CDS encoding CPBP family intramembrane glutamic endopeptidase, whose amino-acid sequence MPHYPLLASYTAPARATAELWRSLVGILAIMAIYALGASTLIGMSLAHMTGMAQVFRLQEIATGSSPFGVTVLLASFLPLVAGVLIVTQYLCKRPANSLFGAGWGADFRRAFWPLLALGVVMAWIGSRAPDVGHATALSAALPWWPVVIPLVFVQICSEEVLFRGFLMQQLGAWSNNNVLICMGGPSILFGVLHYDAGTYGAQALWPVIWAAFYGVLASDLTARTGNLGAALAFHLVNNLSAILLVSYYGHIDGVALFSIVVNLQDFNTIAPAMLVDGASITVSWLLIRLSLRV is encoded by the coding sequence GTGCCCCATTATCCCCTGCTTGCCAGCTACACCGCCCCCGCCCGTGCCACCGCCGAACTCTGGCGCAGCCTTGTCGGGATTCTCGCGATTATGGCGATCTATGCGCTGGGGGCCTCGACCCTGATCGGGATGAGCCTCGCCCATATGACGGGGATGGCGCAGGTTTTCCGGTTGCAGGAAATTGCCACCGGCTCCAGCCCCTTTGGCGTCACCGTGCTGCTGGCAAGCTTTCTGCCGCTTGTGGCTGGCGTGCTGATTGTCACGCAATATCTGTGCAAACGCCCCGCCAACAGCCTGTTCGGCGCCGGATGGGGGGCCGATTTCCGCCGTGCCTTCTGGCCCCTGCTGGCGCTGGGGGTGGTGATGGCGTGGATCGGTTCACGGGCACCGGATGTCGGCCATGCCACGGCGCTTTCGGCGGCGCTGCCGTGGTGGCCTGTGGTTATCCCGCTTGTCTTCGTGCAGATCTGTTCCGAGGAAGTGCTGTTTCGCGGCTTTCTGATGCAGCAGCTGGGCGCGTGGTCGAACAACAATGTCCTGATCTGCATGGGGGGGCCATCGATCCTGTTCGGGGTGCTGCATTACGACGCGGGCACCTATGGCGCACAGGCGCTGTGGCCGGTGATCTGGGCGGCGTTCTACGGTGTTCTGGCCTCGGATCTGACCGCACGGACCGGCAATCTGGGCGCGGCGCTGGCCTTCCATTTGGTCAATAACCTCTCGGCGATCCTGCTGGTCAGCTATTACGGCCATATCGACGGGGTTGCCCTGTTCAGTATTGTGGTGAACCTCCAAGATTTTAACACAATCGCCCCAGCAATGCTGGTCGATGGTGCGTCAATTACGGTTTCATGGCTTTTGATCCGCCTGAGCCTGCGGGTTTGA
- the accD gene encoding acetyl-CoA carboxylase, carboxyltransferase subunit beta, with amino-acid sequence MNWISNYVRPKINSLFSRREIPENLWTKCPECGSMLFHRELAQNLNVCTNCGHHMAISPRRRFEALFDGGIFTEVKVPEPIVDPLHFKDQKKYPERMKAAQKNTGEKEAMLVVEGEIGRTPIVAAAQDFSFIGGSMSMYVGNAIVVAAERAVKLGRPLVLFSAAGGARMQEGILSLMQMPRTTVAVDMLREAGLPYIVVLTHPTTGGVTASYAMLGDVQIAEPNALICFAGPRVIEQTIREKLPEGFQRAEYLLDHGMLDRVTPRKELREELITIIRMMMNMPPAIAADLPAPEIKAEVPEVAEEAPAAAKAAPQPAADAKG; translated from the coding sequence ATGAACTGGATCTCGAACTACGTCCGCCCGAAGATCAATTCGCTTTTCTCGCGCCGGGAGATCCCGGAAAATCTCTGGACGAAATGTCCGGAATGCGGGTCCATGCTGTTTCACCGCGAACTGGCTCAGAACCTGAATGTCTGCACGAATTGCGGCCACCACATGGCGATCAGCCCCCGCAGGCGCTTCGAGGCGCTGTTTGACGGTGGCATCTTCACCGAGGTGAAAGTGCCGGAGCCGATCGTCGATCCGCTGCATTTCAAGGACCAGAAGAAATATCCCGAGCGGATGAAAGCCGCCCAGAAGAATACCGGCGAGAAAGAAGCCATGCTGGTGGTCGAGGGCGAGATCGGTCGCACCCCCATCGTGGCGGCGGCGCAGGATTTCAGCTTCATCGGCGGGTCGATGTCGATGTATGTCGGCAATGCGATTGTGGTCGCAGCCGAACGCGCGGTGAAACTGGGCCGCCCGCTGGTGCTGTTTTCGGCCGCCGGTGGTGCGCGGATGCAGGAGGGGATCCTGTCGCTGATGCAGATGCCGCGCACGACCGTGGCTGTGGATATGCTGCGCGAAGCGGGCCTGCCCTATATCGTCGTGCTGACCCATCCGACCACCGGTGGGGTGACGGCCTCTTATGCGATGCTGGGCGATGTGCAGATTGCCGAGCCCAATGCGCTGATCTGCTTTGCAGGCCCGCGTGTGATCGAGCAGACCATCCGCGAGAAGCTGCCCGAGGGCTTCCAGCGCGCCGAATATCTCTTGGATCACGGTATGCTGGACCGCGTGACGCCCCGCAAGGAGCTGCGTGAAGAACTGATCACCATCATCCGTATGATGATGAACATGCCGCCTGCGATCGCCGCCGATCTGCCTGCGCCGGAAATCAAGGCAGAGGTGCCTGAAGTGGCTGAGGAGGCGCCTGCCGCCGCCAAAGCCGCGCCCCAGCCTGCGGCGGACGCCAAGGGTTGA
- a CDS encoding folylpolyglutamate synthase/dihydrofolate synthase family protein yields MRDTSDIILQRLMGLHPKIIDLTLDRMERLLTALGEPQDKIPPAIHIAGTNGKGSTQAMIRAGLEAAGKSVHAYTSPHLARFHERIRLAGELISEAELSAMLDECEARNNGGNITFFEITTCAGFLAFSRHPADYTLLEVGLGGRLDATNVITPALSIITPVDLDHQQYLGETLAEIAAEKAGIIKRGVPVIIGPQHDEALEVIEARAARLGAPVLAYGQQWHVREEAGRLVYQDETGLLDLPLPNLPGPHQVMNAGAVLTALRFLGCDEAACEAAVTQAEWPARMQKLKTGPLVEAAQGAELWLDGGHNPAAGAVIAATLDRLPARPTYLICGMLNTKDIVGYLHPLAKRARSLTAVSIPGEANTLPAEATAEAATRAGFAHVAEAETVAQALADIVAKDPHARVLICGSLYLAGAVLRENG; encoded by the coding sequence ATGAGGGACACGTCCGATATCATCCTGCAGCGTCTGATGGGGCTGCATCCCAAGATCATCGATCTGACACTGGACCGGATGGAGCGTCTGCTGACCGCTTTGGGCGAGCCGCAGGACAAGATTCCGCCCGCGATCCATATTGCGGGGACCAATGGCAAGGGATCGACCCAAGCCATGATCCGCGCGGGGCTCGAGGCGGCGGGCAAGTCGGTCCATGCCTATACCTCGCCGCATCTGGCGCGCTTTCACGAGCGCATCCGTCTGGCCGGAGAGCTGATTTCCGAGGCCGAGCTTTCTGCCATGCTGGATGAATGCGAGGCCCGCAACAACGGCGGGAATATCACCTTTTTCGAGATCACCACCTGTGCGGGCTTTCTGGCCTTTTCGCGCCATCCGGCGGATTACACGCTGCTGGAGGTGGGGCTTGGTGGGCGGCTGGATGCGACCAATGTGATCACGCCTGCGCTGTCGATCATCACGCCTGTCGATCTGGACCACCAGCAATATCTGGGCGAGACTCTGGCCGAGATTGCCGCCGAGAAGGCGGGCATCATCAAGCGCGGGGTTCCGGTGATCATCGGCCCGCAGCATGACGAGGCGCTGGAGGTCATCGAGGCCCGCGCCGCGCGTCTGGGCGCGCCGGTTCTGGCCTATGGCCAGCAGTGGCATGTGCGCGAAGAGGCGGGGCGTCTGGTCTATCAGGACGAGACCGGCCTGCTGGATCTGCCGCTGCCCAATCTTCCCGGCCCGCATCAGGTGATGAATGCAGGCGCCGTGCTGACGGCGCTGCGCTTCCTTGGCTGTGATGAGGCCGCCTGTGAGGCGGCGGTGACACAGGCCGAGTGGCCCGCACGGATGCAGAAGCTGAAGACCGGCCCTCTGGTCGAGGCCGCGCAAGGTGCGGAGCTGTGGCTGGATGGCGGGCATAACCCTGCCGCAGGCGCGGTGATTGCGGCAACGCTGGACCGCCTGCCCGCCCGCCCCACATATCTGATTTGCGGCATGTTGAATACCAAGGATATCGTGGGGTATCTGCATCCGCTGGCCAAGCGCGCCCGGAGCCTGACGGCTGTGTCCATCCCCGGTGAGGCCAATACCCTTCCGGCAGAGGCCACCGCAGAGGCGGCCACCCGCGCGGGCTTTGCCCATGTGGCCGAGGCAGAGACGGTTGCGCAGGCTCTGGCGGATATTGTCGCGAAAGATCCCCATGCGCGGGTGCTGATCTGCGGCTCACTCTATCTAGCGGGCGCTGTGCTGCGCGAGAACGGCTGA
- a CDS encoding LLM class flavin-dependent oxidoreductase, translating into MTHLELGLDTFGDITTDDSGARLSPAQVIRNTVAEGVLAEEAGADFIGLGEHHRPDFAISSPEPIMSAILAQTSRIKVGTSVTVLSSDDPIRLFQRFSTMNAFGQGRAEVTLGRGSFTESFPLFGFALEDYEALFDEKFEQFVTLIRNEKVSFESRFRPALKNATVHPRPEAPIRTWRGVGGSPESIVSAAAHDLPLLVAIIGGAPARFAPLVDLYRRAHAQMGTTPKEVGVHSPGFVAETDELARETYFEGYQKMHASIGASRGWPPLRREDYLREIEHGSLYVGAPETVALKIASTVATLGLSRFQLKYSSGPQKASAILRNIELYGTKVIPRVREILDQMPRS; encoded by the coding sequence ATGACCCATCTCGAACTTGGCCTCGATACATTCGGGGATATCACGACCGACGATAGCGGCGCGCGGTTGTCGCCGGCGCAGGTGATCCGCAATACCGTGGCCGAAGGGGTTCTGGCCGAAGAGGCGGGGGCCGATTTCATTGGTCTGGGCGAGCATCACCGCCCCGATTTCGCGATCTCCTCGCCGGAGCCGATCATGTCGGCCATTCTGGCACAGACCTCGCGTATCAAGGTCGGAACGTCGGTGACGGTGCTCAGCTCGGACGACCCGATCCGCCTGTTCCAGCGGTTTTCCACCATGAATGCCTTCGGGCAGGGGCGCGCCGAAGTCACCCTTGGCCGCGGGTCCTTTACCGAGAGCTTTCCGCTGTTCGGTTTCGCATTGGAGGATTACGAGGCGCTGTTTGACGAGAAGTTCGAACAGTTCGTCACATTGATCCGCAACGAGAAGGTGAGCTTTGAAAGCCGCTTCCGGCCTGCCCTGAAAAACGCCACGGTCCATCCGCGCCCCGAAGCCCCCATCCGGACATGGCGCGGTGTGGGGGGCTCGCCCGAGAGTATCGTCTCGGCGGCGGCGCATGATCTGCCGCTGCTGGTGGCGATCATCGGCGGTGCGCCTGCGCGCTTTGCGCCGCTGGTGGATCTGTATCGCCGCGCCCATGCGCAGATGGGGACCACGCCGAAAGAGGTCGGCGTGCATAGTCCGGGCTTTGTGGCCGAAACCGACGAGCTTGCCCGCGAGACCTATTTCGAGGGCTACCAGAAGATGCATGCGTCGATTGGCGCCTCGCGGGGCTGGCCGCCGCTGCGGCGCGAGGATTACCTGCGCGAGATCGAACATGGCTCGCTTTATGTCGGCGCGCCCGAGACGGTCGCGTTGAAAATCGCCTCGACGGTGGCGACGCTGGGGCTGAGCCGGTTCCAGTTGAAATACAGCTCGGGTCCGCAGAAAGCCTCGGCCATCCTGCGCAATATCGAGCTTTACGGCACGAAGGTGATCCCGCGCGTGCGCGAGATCCTTGACCAGATGCCCAGAAGCTGA
- the zapE gene encoding cell division protein ZapE, with protein sequence MTQTLSQIYEARVAEGTLRGDDAQRAVLPLLERVRRDLETLPETPPKAGFFGMFGKKAAPPQIKGLYLWGGVGRGKSMLMDLFCEAVTAPKRRVHFHAFMQEVQNDIEKARKAKVEDAIQPVAKRIASELKLLCFDEMQITDIADAMIVGRLFELLFEAGVVVVTTSNRVPEDLYKDGLNRQLFLPFIAILRDKLEVHEIISVNDYRQNRLSGQQVYFTPADREAKTQMDSLWAELTGGHDEKLSLAHKGREITLPHYHNGVARASFWDLCAANLGAGDYLVIAENVRVLFLDGIPSLDSSKFNEAKRFVTMIDALYEAKVRLIASAAAEPEHLYNEGTGSFEFERTASRLREMQAADWGQDHGD encoded by the coding sequence ATGACACAGACACTTTCCCAGATCTACGAGGCCCGCGTGGCCGAGGGCACCCTGCGTGGCGATGATGCGCAGCGCGCCGTATTACCGCTTCTGGAGCGCGTTCGCCGCGATCTGGAAACCCTCCCCGAGACCCCGCCCAAAGCCGGATTTTTCGGTATGTTCGGCAAAAAAGCCGCGCCGCCGCAGATCAAGGGGTTGTATCTTTGGGGCGGCGTAGGACGCGGGAAGTCCATGCTGATGGACCTGTTCTGCGAGGCGGTCACAGCGCCCAAGCGCCGCGTGCATTTCCACGCCTTCATGCAGGAAGTGCAAAACGACATCGAGAAAGCGCGCAAGGCCAAGGTCGAGGATGCGATCCAGCCGGTGGCAAAACGAATCGCTTCCGAGCTGAAACTGCTCTGTTTCGACGAGATGCAGATCACCGATATCGCCGATGCGATGATCGTGGGGCGGCTGTTCGAGTTGCTGTTCGAAGCGGGTGTCGTGGTGGTGACCACCTCGAACCGCGTGCCCGAGGATCTGTATAAGGACGGGCTTAACCGCCAGCTTTTCCTGCCCTTTATCGCGATCCTGCGCGACAAGCTGGAGGTGCACGAGATCATCTCGGTCAATGACTACCGCCAGAACCGTCTGTCGGGGCAGCAGGTCTATTTCACCCCCGCCGACCGTGAAGCCAAGACGCAGATGGACAGCCTTTGGGCCGAACTGACCGGCGGCCATGACGAGAAACTGTCTCTGGCCCATAAGGGCCGCGAAATCACGTTGCCGCATTACCACAATGGCGTGGCGCGCGCGTCGTTCTGGGATCTATGTGCCGCAAATTTGGGCGCTGGCGACTATCTGGTTATCGCCGAAAATGTTCGCGTTTTGTTTTTGGACGGGATTCCCAGTCTGGATTCATCTAAATTTAACGAGGCTAAGCGTTTTGTAACCATGATCGATGCGCTCTACGAGGCGAAGGTCCGGCTGATTGCCTCTGCAGCAGCCGAACCCGAACATCTCTATAACGAGGGCACCGGCAGTTTCGAATTTGAACGCACCGCCTCCCGTTTGCGCGAAATGCAGGCCGCGGATTGGGGGCAAGACCACGGAGACTGA
- a CDS encoding DUF4170 domain-containing protein translates to MPKSPTQRLHLVFGGELIDPQKTVFRDVKDIHIVGIYPNYAEAFNAWKAEAQRTVDNAHMRYFIAHLHRLRDEEMEAAPTAELGF, encoded by the coding sequence ATGCCCAAATCTCCGACGCAACGTCTGCATCTCGTGTTCGGCGGCGAACTCATCGATCCGCAGAAGACCGTCTTTCGCGACGTAAAAGACATCCACATCGTCGGGATCTATCCCAATTATGCGGAAGCTTTCAACGCTTGGAAAGCCGAAGCGCAGCGCACCGTGGATAACGCCCATATGCGTTATTTCATCGCGCATCTCCATCGCCTGCGCGATGAAGAAATGGAAGCGGCGCCGACCGCCGAACTCGGGTTCTGA
- a CDS encoding glycosyltransferase N-terminal domain-containing protein: MPVPLWLHLKLSGLNRPSALPERLTPVAGRTKPPIWVRLSGVSSLPHIEAVLQMLIGRLADRPFIVTGPAALLDRVALPRECHPFPDPPDTNADIHAALTVWAPDLVLLIGQDLPPALISGAHSHAIPIILAGGHHPRTAYAARLLRMVHTILTETTEENLHLIGLGAHPNRLIACGPLSLPPPPLSCSGKELVAMGDLLQNRPTWFATSVPEDEMDMVLEAHMQALRHAHRLLLFLAPDSSGDAVELAQRLTDEGWHVARRSLEGEPDPHTQVFIADDPDDYGLWYRLAPLSYIGGTFSGQSRAPRSPMEAAALGSAVLHGPDTSAFEAAYHELQAGQASKRLTSKDDLSEAVIDLLAPHRAAFLARNAWDVETAGAGAIEALIDAIHQALPAAP, translated from the coding sequence ATGCCGGTTCCGCTCTGGTTGCACCTGAAACTGTCGGGGCTGAACCGGCCATCTGCCCTGCCCGAGCGTCTGACGCCCGTTGCAGGCCGCACGAAGCCACCCATCTGGGTCCGGCTGTCGGGCGTTTCCTCCCTTCCCCATATCGAAGCTGTGCTGCAGATGCTGATCGGGCGTCTGGCGGACCGTCCGTTTATCGTGACAGGTCCTGCGGCTTTGCTGGATCGTGTGGCGCTGCCGCGGGAATGCCATCCCTTTCCCGATCCGCCCGATACCAATGCCGATATCCACGCCGCGCTCACGGTCTGGGCGCCCGATCTGGTGCTGCTGATCGGACAGGATCTGCCGCCTGCGCTGATTTCGGGCGCGCATAGCCACGCGATCCCGATCATTCTGGCGGGCGGGCACCATCCCCGAACCGCCTATGCCGCGCGGCTGCTGCGCATGGTCCATACCATTCTGACCGAGACCACCGAGGAAAACCTGCATCTGATCGGCCTCGGCGCGCATCCGAACCGGCTGATCGCCTGCGGTCCGCTGTCGCTGCCGCCGCCGCCGTTAAGCTGTTCCGGAAAAGAGCTGGTGGCGATGGGCGATCTTTTGCAAAACCGCCCCACATGGTTTGCGACCTCGGTGCCCGAGGACGAGATGGACATGGTGCTTGAGGCCCATATGCAGGCCCTGCGCCATGCCCACCGGCTGCTGCTGTTTCTGGCCCCCGACAGTTCCGGCGATGCCGTGGAGCTGGCGCAGAGGCTGACGGATGAGGGCTGGCATGTCGCGCGGCGCTCTCTGGAGGGCGAGCCGGACCCGCATACGCAGGTCTTCATTGCCGATGACCCCGATGATTACGGCTTGTGGTACCGGCTGGCCCCGCTGTCCTATATCGGCGGCACCTTCAGTGGCCAGTCGCGCGCGCCGCGCTCGCCTATGGAGGCCGCCGCTCTTGGCTCGGCGGTGCTGCACGGGCCGGATACCAGCGCCTTCGAGGCCGCCTATCACGAGCTTCAGGCCGGTCAGGCCAGCAAGCGCCTGACCTCGAAGGACGATCTGTCCGAAGCGGTGATCGACCTGCTTGCCCCGCATCGCGCCGCCTTTCTGGCCCGCAATGCCTGGGATGTTGAAACCGCTGGTGCGGGCGCGATAGAAGCCCTGATCGATGCCATCCATCAGGCCCTTCCCGCCGCGCCCTAA